The proteins below are encoded in one region of Manis pentadactyla isolate mManPen7 chromosome 2, mManPen7.hap1, whole genome shotgun sequence:
- the HAVCR2 gene encoding hepatitis A virus cellular receptor 2, protein MFSHSPFDCVLLLLVPLTRSLEGVYIVEVGQNADLPCSYSPATPENLVPVCWGKGHCPVFECYRMLISTNGRSLKKQLSSRYQLKGNFHEGDVSLTIKNVTFADSGIYCCRIQFPGLMNDKKSHLELVIKPAKATPAQTPQRDCTTAFSEMLTSKEHGSETQTPETLHDKSQTQTPTLADELQDTGAITRIGIYIGAGISAGLALALIFGALILKWYSPNTEKRQNLSLTTSTDLPPSGLASTVAEGMRSEENIYIIEENVYEMEDPYEYYYYISNGQHA, encoded by the exons ATGTTTTCACATTCTCCCTTTGACTGTGTCCTGCTGTTGCTGGTACCACTTACAA ggtctttggaagGGGTGTACATAGTTGAGGTGGGTCAGAATGCTGATCTGCCCTGCAGCTACTCTCCAGCTACCCCTGAGAATCTTGTGCCTGTGTGCTGGGGCAAGGGACACTGTCCTGTGTTTGAATGTTACCGTATGTTAATCAGCACTAATGGAAGAAGCTTAAAAAAGCAGCTATCTAGCAGATATCAGCTAAAGGGGAATTTCCACGAAGGAGATGTGTCCTTGACCATAAAGAATGTGACTTTTGCTGACAGTGGGATCTATTGCTGTCGGATCCAATTCCCAGGCTTGATGAATGATAAAAAATCGCACCTGGAGTTGGTCATCAAACCAG CCAAGGCCACCCCTGCCCAGACTCCACAGAGAGACTGTACTACAGCCTTTTCAGAGATGCTCACCAGCAAGGAACATGGCTCAG AGACCCAGACACCGGAGACTCTCCATGATAAAAGTCAAACA CAAACACCCACATTGGCTGATGAGTTACAAGACACTGGCGCAATCACCAGAATCGGCATCTACATCGGAGCAGGGATCTCTGCTGGTCTGGCACTGGCTCTTATCTTTGGTGCCTTAATTCTCAAAT GGTATTCTCCTAACACAGAGAAGCGACAGAATTTAAG CCTCACCACTTCAACAGACCTCCCTCCCTCAGGGTTAGCCAGTACGGTAGCGGAGGGAATGCGCTCGGAGGAAAACATCTATATCATCGAGGAGAACGTGTACGAAATGGAAGATCCATATGAGTATTACTACTACATCAGCAATGGGCAGCACGCCTGA